Part of the Flagellimonas eckloniae genome, CATAAGGTTTCTTCATTAAACTGAATATGTTCTTGTTCCACACCACCATAGACCATCGCACCCAAATTTCCATTTCCAATGGGTAGTGCCTCAGTCCATTTTTTCGCGGGAACATCATAAGCAAGCTTCATACCTTCCTGTGACAACAAATCATATTGGACCAAGAAAAGTAATGCAGCGATACCAATCAATTTTGTCATTTTCATGTAGGGTAATTTCATCTTTCTATTCAACCTTTTATTTCTAAATAAAATGGATACACGTATACCAATGTTCCGTTTCTTTCAACATATAGCTTGGGCATGATTTTAACATCCCCTTTGTTCAACAGTATATTTTTAAAACTGAGCTGGGTTTGCCCCTTTCCTTCAAACTCCATTTTTCTACTATCATCTCCAATAACCAATTCTAAATTGCCGTTATGGTTTAGGCCTTTGTCAAGGTGTATGGTTATATCAAAAGACTTTGTTTCATCAATTTTGGCATCCCAATAAATAAAATCCTTCTTGATGCCCACTACTTTTTCAAAATGAGCATCGTTCTGATTAAGCATAACCGGGTTTTCAAAAGTTGTTCCGATAATCGGTTTAGGAGATTCCACAATATGTTTGGATGATTCCATTGTAGTAAGCCAAATGTCCATTTCAGACTTCAATTCTTTTACGATGGCTTCATTCTCACCTGAAATATCATTTTGTTCAAAATAATCTTTGCTCAAATCAAATAATTCGAACTTATCATTTCCTTCATCATCCTGACCTACGCCCACAAGTTTTAGGTTTCCTTTTCGGGTAGATACATTTCTGTACCTCACGGGAGCGGTTCTTGACCAGTATCGATTTATTATACGATTAGGAAAATTGTCTTCCGCCTTGGTCAACAGGGGCATTAAACTTTCTCCTTCAATTTCCAGGCCTACAGGTATTTTTGCTCCTGCAAGTTCTGCCAATGTTGGTAAGATATCGTAATGGGCGGCGGGAGCTTTAATATCCCGAGCTTCTTTAAACATCTTGGGATAATACCAAAAACTGGGGACTCTTACGCCTCCTTGAAATACGGAACCTTTTCTTCCCCGCATACCAGAAATATATCTTGGATGCTGCGGGCCATTGTCCGTCATGAAAATAACCAAGGTGTTTTCCTCTATACCCAAACTTTCCAGTTTATTGAAAAGTAATCTTAGGTTGTCATCAATGTTGGTCACCATACCATATACCTTTCTGGCATTCTCCCTACTATGCTCGGTCACTTTTGGATACGGATTACCCTGATCTATTAATCCTTCATCTGGATCCGTATCCTTATACATATCATAATACTCCTGTGGAAGTTGTAAAGGACCGTGAGGGGCATTAAAAGACAGGTATAGAAAAAATGGATTGTCTTTGTTCTCTTCCACATACTCCATCGCAGCTTTTGTAAACACATCTGTACAATATCCCTTGGTCTGAAGCTGTTTTCCATTGTTCCAAAGAATAGGATTAAAGTAACTGCTGTCCCTTTTTAATGTATTTGGCCAGTCTCCATATTGTCCAATTCCTCCTGAAAGATGATTTAATGTATATTCAAAACCTTGGTCTTGCGGACGCATTGGGTAATTATCACCTAAGTGCCATTTACCTATCATTCCTGTTTTGTAGTTAGCTTCCTTAAGCAGCTCAGCTATGGTGACCTCTTCAGTTGCCATCATGGCACCTCCCCTGTAGGTGTCGTGTACGCCTGTGCTCATAGAGTATTTACCAGTCATTAATGCAGATCGAGTGGGAGCGCAAACCGGGTTTACCAAAAATTCATCAAAACGTACACTGCGTTCTGCTAGACTATCCAAAACTGGGGTCTTAATATTTGGGTTTCCATAATATCCCAAATCTCCAAAACCTTGGTCATCCGCTATAATTAGAATTATATTTGGTTTTTCTTGAGTTTTATCAACTTTTTCAGCACAAGACATCATATTTAAACCTATAGTAAATAGGCTTATTATTACTAACTTCATTACCGTCGTGTACTGTAAAAACTTCATTATTTACCTTTAACTATTCCAATGATCTTCCATAATTTGTAACACTTCAGGATTGTCCTTATCCGTATCACCAAGTGTTTCACGTTGCCTTAAAATTTCAGCTTTCATTTCTTTGATGACATCTTGATATTCTTCATCATTATAAGCATTGTGTGTTTCGTTGGGATCTTTTTCCAAATCGAAGAAGTCCCAAAATTTTGTGGGTTGATTTTCCTTGGTGTACCCGTTAACTTTTAATGCATTTCCATAATAGAATGCCAACTTGAATCGTTGACCCCGTATTCCAAAATGCCCTGGACGATCACTTGAATGGTCCCAATAGCGATAATAACCGTACTCGCGCCAGTCGGCTGGTGTATTTCCTTTCAAGTTTTCTCGAAAGCTACGTCCTTGCATGGTTTTTGGATATTCCAATCCAGCATAGTCTGCAAACAAGGCAGAGAAATCAGCATTTTCAATTAAATC contains:
- a CDS encoding arylsulfatase, with the translated sequence MKLVIISLFTIGLNMMSCAEKVDKTQEKPNIILIIADDQGFGDLGYYGNPNIKTPVLDSLAERSVRFDEFLVNPVCAPTRSALMTGKYSMSTGVHDTYRGGAMMATEEVTIAELLKEANYKTGMIGKWHLGDNYPMRPQDQGFEYTLNHLSGGIGQYGDWPNTLKRDSSYFNPILWNNGKQLQTKGYCTDVFTKAAMEYVEENKDNPFFLYLSFNAPHGPLQLPQEYYDMYKDTDPDEGLIDQGNPYPKVTEHSRENARKVYGMVTNIDDNLRLLFNKLESLGIEENTLVIFMTDNGPQHPRYISGMRGRKGSVFQGGVRVPSFWYYPKMFKEARDIKAPAAHYDILPTLAELAGAKIPVGLEIEGESLMPLLTKAEDNFPNRIINRYWSRTAPVRYRNVSTRKGNLKLVGVGQDDEGNDKFELFDLSKDYFEQNDISGENEAIVKELKSEMDIWLTTMESSKHIVESPKPIIGTTFENPVMLNQNDAHFEKVVGIKKDFIYWDAKIDETKSFDITIHLDKGLNHNGNLELVIGDDSRKMEFEGKGQTQLSFKNILLNKGDVKIMPKLYVERNGTLVYVYPFYLEIKG